One region of Paenibacillus polymyxa M1 genomic DNA includes:
- a CDS encoding dihydrodipicolinate synthase family protein: MKNFNVAIPTPFRDDESLYLEGFNPIVKHLTDNGIDSLLVSATTGEQNSMSIEERIHIIDYFNQQKFVNVELMFGVSATTTRNAIKLVKKLEESVFDSILIQFPPYIQPTQQQAISYINELLQHTTKNVVLYNNPFRTGFELSAESLKTVINQKYSNLVGLKEESDAKRHHNTDLPDDFIMFAGGDVNLIEKIMNGCNGLSSMVGNVYPQEIKQIFNDLLMNKPVDLWKIKQLINKVTSGQAIINIKNHYNSLGIKVGACRSPIN; the protein is encoded by the coding sequence ATGAAAAATTTTAATGTTGCTATTCCAACTCCCTTTCGTGATGATGAGAGCTTATATTTAGAAGGATTCAATCCTATTGTTAAACATTTAACAGATAACGGGATAGATTCACTACTTGTGTCTGCTACGACAGGCGAACAAAATTCAATGAGCATTGAAGAGCGTATCCATATTATTGATTATTTTAATCAACAAAAATTTGTAAATGTTGAACTGATGTTTGGCGTATCAGCTACAACAACAAGAAATGCAATAAAACTGGTTAAAAAGCTTGAGGAATCTGTTTTTGATTCTATTCTAATTCAGTTTCCACCTTACATTCAGCCGACACAACAACAAGCTATTTCTTATATCAATGAGCTGCTACAACATACCACCAAAAACGTTGTCCTTTATAATAATCCTTTCCGAACAGGATTTGAGCTAAGTGCTGAATCATTAAAGACTGTTATTAACCAGAAGTACTCTAACCTTGTAGGACTTAAAGAAGAGAGTGATGCCAAACGTCACCATAATACTGACTTACCAGATGATTTCATCATGTTTGCTGGTGGAGATGTAAATCTTATAGAAAAGATAATGAATGGATGTAATGGACTTTCTAGTATGGTAGGAAATGTTTACCCACAAGAAATCAAACAAATTTTTAATGACTTATTAATGAATAAACCAGTAGACCTTTGGAAGATAAAACAATTAATTAATAAAGTTACAAGTGGTCAAGCCATCATAAACATAAAAAATCACTATAATTCTTTAGGTATAAAAGTAGGGGCATGTCGTTCTCCTATTAACTAA
- a CDS encoding cupin domain-containing protein, which yields MKVVVQIFKPGGHNKAHCHTNVALNLVFQGEGYSIVDGEKIELKKGDLFLAPPCSAHEHCNT from the coding sequence ATGAAAGTAGTCGTCCAAATTTTTAAACCTGGTGGGCATAATAAAGCTCATTGTCATACTAATGTAGCTCTCAATCTAGTATTTCAGGGCGAGGGTTATAGTATCGTGGATGGAGAAAAGATTGAATTGAAAAAAGGTGACCTATTCTTAGCTCCTCCTTGCTCTGCTCATGAGCATTGCAACACTTAA
- a CDS encoding LysR family transcriptional regulator, producing MELRQLEYFYAVCQELHFTRAAEKVGISQPSLSQQIRLLEHEIGTLLFDRMGKKTALTESGELLLKYTRNIFHELEQAKTSIDELNGLQRGTISIGTLLTVENYLIPPTLRSFHHLYPGVKISVFGLRTGDIKKQLLENKLDIGIVFLPMKGDELETISLYREEMAFAVPVGHPLENQDKLGIEVLQTTPSILLPEQYFIRQLINKACKDVGFIPEPVFEITTMQSLINMVIDRIGVTILPRPYLEYLNHPRIRIIPILNVNLARYIGIIYRKDKYLSAATRIFINTLKEASLHLTQNFMKGTD from the coding sequence ATGGAGTTAAGACAACTTGAATATTTTTACGCTGTGTGCCAAGAGCTACATTTTACAAGAGCAGCAGAAAAGGTAGGGATTTCTCAACCTTCTTTAAGTCAACAAATTCGTTTGTTAGAACATGAAATTGGCACACTTTTATTTGATCGCATGGGTAAAAAGACGGCTCTTACGGAATCAGGGGAATTACTCTTAAAGTATACACGTAACATTTTTCATGAACTGGAACAGGCAAAAACCTCAATAGATGAACTAAATGGCCTTCAAAGAGGAACCATTTCTATAGGCACCTTGTTAACCGTTGAAAATTACCTCATTCCGCCCACATTACGTAGTTTTCATCATCTATATCCTGGTGTTAAGATATCTGTGTTTGGATTACGTACTGGGGATATAAAAAAACAACTGTTAGAAAATAAGCTGGATATAGGCATTGTTTTTTTACCTATGAAAGGGGATGAATTAGAAACCATTTCTTTATATAGAGAGGAAATGGCGTTTGCAGTGCCTGTTGGACACCCGTTAGAGAATCAGGATAAATTAGGTATAGAAGTCTTGCAAACAACACCTTCCATCTTACTTCCTGAACAATACTTTATAAGACAGCTTATAAATAAAGCTTGTAAAGATGTGGGGTTTATTCCAGAACCGGTCTTTGAAATTACAACCATGCAATCTTTAATTAATATGGTTATAGATAGGATAGGGGTAACTATATTACCGCGACCTTACTTAGAGTACCTTAACCATCCTCGTATCAGAATTATTCCCATTTTAAATGTTAATCTTGCTCGATATATAGGAATTATCTACAGGAAAGATAAATACCTGAGTGCTGCGACACGTATTTTTATTAATACTCTAAAAGAGGCCTCACTCCATTTGACTCAGAATTTTATGAAAGGCACTGATTAA
- a CDS encoding L-dopachrome tautomerase-related protein has translation MLPMEEYFGKLELVYSFYGAMPTGVSVSETGRIFICFPKWGDDVRFTVAEIVEGQLQPYPNLETNLINPLNIAMSFISVQSVVADGRGTLWVLDTAAPNFSEPIKGGAKLVAVDLETNTIRKVYTFADDVVLPTTYLNDVRFDFRVGKAGYAYITDSSSNGPGAIIVVNLENGNAYRRLHGASSTSPDPYFVPKVEGKILMNRNADGSTSPFRLASDGIAISPDGKMLFYCPLTSRQLYSISTESLRDRTIPDFKLSDLVQYWGEKGASDGMITDAKGNVYAGDYENDSIRKILPNGIMETIAHDPRILWPDTFSIGPDQYLYVIVNQLHRQARFHYGKDLRKKPYSLVRLKIDELPAPTF, from the coding sequence ATGTTACCTATGGAAGAATATTTCGGTAAGTTAGAACTCGTTTATTCATTTTATGGGGCTATGCCTACAGGCGTTAGTGTGTCAGAAACCGGGCGTATCTTCATTTGCTTTCCGAAATGGGGAGATGACGTTAGATTTACGGTAGCGGAAATTGTTGAGGGTCAGTTGCAGCCTTATCCTAATTTAGAAACGAATTTGATCAACCCATTGAATATCGCTATGTCCTTCATCAGTGTCCAAAGTGTTGTTGCAGATGGAAGGGGAACCCTGTGGGTACTGGATACGGCTGCACCAAATTTTTCTGAGCCAATTAAAGGAGGGGCAAAATTAGTCGCGGTAGATTTAGAAACAAATACAATAAGAAAAGTATATACATTTGCAGATGATGTAGTCTTGCCGACAACGTATTTGAATGATGTCCGATTTGACTTTCGTGTAGGTAAAGCAGGTTACGCATATATAACGGATTCTTCTTCCAATGGTCCAGGCGCTATTATCGTCGTAAATTTAGAAAACGGAAATGCGTATAGACGGTTGCATGGAGCCAGCTCAACCTCGCCCGATCCGTATTTTGTACCGAAAGTGGAAGGCAAAATTTTGATGAATCGAAACGCGGATGGTTCGACATCTCCCTTTCGGTTGGCCTCTGATGGTATAGCCATTTCCCCTGATGGAAAAATGTTATTCTATTGTCCATTAACCAGTCGCCAGCTATACTCAATCTCAACAGAATCGTTAAGAGACAGAACGATACCGGATTTCAAGTTAAGTGATCTTGTGCAGTATTGGGGAGAGAAGGGGGCATCTGATGGGATGATCACGGACGCAAAAGGAAACGTTTATGCTGGAGATTATGAAAACGATAGTATTCGAAAGATATTGCCGAATGGAATCATGGAAACCATCGCCCATGATCCCAGAATTTTATGGCCAGATACTTTTTCTATTGGTCCGGATCAATACTTATATGTAATTGTGAACCAATTACATAGACAGGCAAGATTTCATTATGGAAAAGACCTGCGAAAAAAACCGTATAGTTTAGTACGTTTGAAAATTGATGAATTACCTGCACCTACCTTTTGA
- a CDS encoding Ger(x)C family spore germination C-terminal domain-containing protein, with product MKLRKASLIILTLLLSLPLMTSCASLTENNTIEEIAPVTFLSLSEGSEGKIKISTLAPPLTHDSKKLVTKEVHMLEEGRKYLSLNYFREYKLGQLRMLFISESLARKGIASIVTSLLLDPETTQRLYLVVVDGNFDEYIMTNTEKQKDLEYFLYRMFKHYENKQQGTMTVINLHRFLQKYHNPLSDPVLPVFEATPDDFKYEGTGLFQKDKMAGKLSLRQDHIFQLLDNVNYIKLLPLPEFSILLGQVRSKVDLHWNRGDSIYAVNVNLYARLVEYQGDRYLGDTNNLMELQSEIENFLKERTTELLQKMQKWDVDPLSMGYVALHPFSKPISGEEWQKTKRSLNYQVKVHLTLNPLPAIPSYQYHR from the coding sequence ATGAAACTACGGAAAGCATCGCTTATCATCCTGACATTGTTATTAAGCTTGCCGCTAATGACGTCTTGTGCATCGCTTACCGAGAACAATACCATCGAAGAAATTGCCCCTGTGACCTTTCTTTCTCTCAGCGAAGGCAGCGAAGGTAAAATCAAAATCAGCACACTGGCACCTCCGCTTACCCATGATTCCAAAAAGCTGGTTACTAAAGAGGTGCATATGCTCGAAGAAGGCAGAAAGTATCTCAGCCTTAATTATTTCCGCGAATACAAGCTCGGGCAGCTGCGGATGCTCTTTATCAGCGAATCTCTTGCCCGCAAGGGAATTGCGTCAATAGTTACCTCTCTTTTATTGGACCCGGAAACAACACAGCGATTATATCTTGTTGTTGTCGACGGAAATTTCGATGAATATATCATGACTAATACTGAGAAACAGAAGGATTTGGAGTATTTTTTGTATCGTATGTTTAAACATTATGAAAACAAACAGCAGGGTACGATGACGGTCATCAATCTGCACCGCTTTTTGCAAAAATATCATAATCCTTTATCCGATCCGGTCCTACCCGTTTTTGAAGCAACTCCGGATGATTTTAAGTATGAAGGCACCGGCCTCTTCCAGAAGGATAAAATGGCGGGAAAACTTTCCCTCCGGCAAGACCACATCTTTCAGCTGCTGGATAATGTAAATTATATTAAACTTTTGCCCCTCCCTGAGTTTTCCATTCTTCTCGGCCAGGTTCGCTCAAAAGTAGACCTTCATTGGAACCGCGGCGACAGCATTTACGCGGTGAATGTCAATTTGTACGCCAGACTGGTGGAATATCAGGGAGATCGTTATTTAGGCGATACAAACAACCTGATGGAATTGCAAAGTGAAATTGAAAACTTTCTGAAGGAGCGTACAACGGAACTTCTTCAGAAAATGCAGAAGTGGGATGTAGACCCGTTATCTATGGGATATGTAGCACTTCATCCATTCTCAAAGCCTATTTCTGGAGAAGAGTGGCAGAAAACAAAAAGAAGTCTAAATTATCAGGTGAAAGTTCACCTTACACTCAACCCGCTCCCGGCAATTCCTTCTTATCAATATCATCGTTAG
- a CDS encoding GerAB/ArcD/ProY family transporter: MSAFTLFGKKETLGNLYAGLLINRLQMLYYFFIMPMYLAHFYMLWVILGLGLLSQLMLWMLCKWLTSPWATRGLEGFKELFGPKTVRLLAAVGLIPLFLKTSVIVLGYSGIVHEYIFPVMNRTVPLIAILLMSCYLASNGMERALRFIVIAFFGTIWLTLCYLPFYFPPVADYKQLYPLIPLHPPLDSWRGIVICWSALSGPEYLIFLVPWLKPDRKTIKHLTIANLFTILEYLLLFVATVLYYGHEYLKTAGYPVINMISYLQSPIFERIEILLISFFMFNVVFAVSLFLLMFYGALQITAGKTLEKNSRFGYLASCFLMGTLLVIANEKLWKADTLQNLWPGFFMYSEAATFLLVPILLLIAMRRKGNTYI, encoded by the coding sequence ATGTCCGCATTCACGCTGTTCGGTAAAAAGGAAACGCTTGGCAACTTGTATGCCGGGCTGCTCATAAACAGACTTCAAATGCTTTATTATTTTTTCATCATGCCTATGTACCTGGCCCATTTCTATATGCTTTGGGTGATCCTGGGACTGGGACTTCTCTCTCAGCTGATGCTGTGGATGTTGTGCAAGTGGCTGACCTCTCCCTGGGCGACACGGGGACTTGAAGGCTTTAAGGAACTGTTTGGTCCCAAAACCGTTCGTCTGCTGGCTGCGGTCGGGCTGATTCCGCTGTTCCTCAAAACTTCTGTGATCGTACTGGGATATAGCGGGATTGTACATGAGTATATTTTCCCCGTGATGAATAGGACTGTTCCGTTGATCGCCATTCTATTGATGAGCTGTTACTTAGCCTCTAATGGAATGGAAAGGGCTCTCCGTTTCATTGTGATTGCTTTTTTCGGTACCATATGGCTCACCCTCTGCTATCTTCCTTTTTATTTCCCGCCGGTCGCAGATTATAAACAACTGTATCCCTTGATACCGCTCCACCCGCCGCTGGACTCCTGGAGAGGTATTGTCATCTGCTGGTCGGCATTGTCGGGTCCGGAGTATCTTATCTTTTTAGTGCCATGGCTGAAGCCGGATCGAAAAACGATTAAACACCTGACCATCGCTAATCTATTCACTATACTTGAGTATTTGCTTCTTTTTGTTGCCACAGTCCTCTATTATGGACACGAGTATTTGAAAACGGCCGGGTATCCGGTAATCAATATGATCAGTTACCTGCAATCACCTATATTCGAACGGATTGAAATCCTTCTAATTTCTTTTTTTATGTTTAACGTCGTCTTTGCCGTCTCGCTGTTTCTGTTGATGTTCTATGGTGCCCTGCAGATCACGGCAGGCAAAACTCTCGAAAAAAACAGCCGGTTCGGATATTTAGCAAGCTGCTTCCTTATGGGCACCCTCCTTGTCATTGCAAACGAAAAGCTCTGGAAAGCCGATACACTCCAGAACCTTTGGCCCGGATTTTTTATGTACTCAGAAGCGGCTACCTTTCTTTTGGTTCCTATACTTTTGCTGATCGCAATGCGGCGGAAAGGAAATACATATATATGA
- a CDS encoding spore germination protein, translating to MWKSSEINTYRLTLDVLKTMLAGISEASIIERCPPSGNPIWIIYLDTLVDEARINESILKPLLTINDRPVPERILNCKFTEIHTLKDAEQQLMRAAVIVHEPALNQWWTTLLPITLGRPVGKSETETIIYGPQDSFTEQIDQNITLIRRRLPLSTLKSEQFTAGSLSSTSVSLLYIEGLTNTNLISNTKEKLVALNYDIFLDSGQIGVFIEDHSNSLFPQLQQTDRPDQCAYSLAMGKVVILVDNSPFALIGPITFFHLFQSPEDYIHRWIVASFLRLLRFFSFFLSLILIPVYVALTAHHYQMIPLPLLFVLIESRSKLPFTPFWEGLIMLVILEIIKEASLRMPNKTSETLGVVGGIVIGQAAVEAGFASKVLIVLLGVSGIASFLSPNYQISKANTVIQLTLLCLAAYFGIFGIILGLIALLAHLNGLTSLREPYLAPLTPLYFKDWKDFIIRVSLHWMETRPSYLKPLKKWRYSRRRR from the coding sequence ATGTGGAAATCTTCCGAAATAAATACCTATCGGTTAACCCTTGATGTTTTAAAAACGATGCTTGCCGGCATATCAGAAGCCAGTATCATTGAACGTTGCCCACCTTCCGGAAATCCAATTTGGATTATATATCTGGATACGCTGGTCGATGAGGCACGCATCAATGAATCCATCCTGAAGCCATTGCTTACTATAAATGACAGACCGGTTCCGGAGCGTATTCTAAACTGTAAATTCACAGAAATTCATACACTTAAAGATGCAGAACAGCAACTGATGCGGGCAGCGGTGATCGTACATGAGCCTGCGTTAAATCAATGGTGGACTACTCTTCTTCCGATTACACTGGGTCGTCCTGTAGGAAAATCAGAAACGGAAACCATTATTTACGGGCCGCAGGATAGTTTTACGGAGCAGATTGATCAGAATATAACTTTGATTCGCCGGCGGCTTCCTTTAAGTACATTGAAGTCGGAACAGTTCACAGCCGGTTCGCTTAGTTCTACTTCAGTCTCTCTGCTATACATTGAGGGTTTAACCAATACTAACCTTATCTCTAACACTAAAGAGAAGTTAGTTGCCTTGAACTATGATATATTCCTTGATTCTGGCCAAATCGGAGTTTTTATCGAAGATCACAGCAACAGCCTCTTTCCGCAGCTGCAGCAAACGGATCGACCTGATCAATGCGCTTATTCGCTGGCCATGGGCAAGGTCGTGATCCTGGTAGACAATTCTCCATTTGCTCTGATCGGACCTATAACATTTTTTCATCTTTTCCAATCGCCCGAAGACTATATCCACCGCTGGATAGTCGCTAGTTTTTTGCGTTTACTCCGGTTCTTCAGCTTTTTTTTGTCGCTGATACTAATTCCGGTATATGTTGCCTTAACGGCCCACCACTACCAGATGATCCCCCTGCCTCTCCTCTTTGTCCTGATTGAATCCCGAAGCAAGCTTCCATTCACCCCATTTTGGGAGGGTTTGATCATGCTCGTAATATTGGAAATTATTAAAGAGGCAAGTTTAAGGATGCCGAACAAAACGAGTGAAACTTTAGGTGTCGTAGGCGGCATCGTTATTGGACAGGCAGCGGTTGAAGCCGGTTTTGCCAGCAAAGTGCTGATCGTTCTTCTAGGTGTATCGGGGATCGCCTCTTTTCTGTCGCCTAATTACCAGATATCCAAAGCAAACACGGTCATCCAGTTGACTCTTCTCTGTTTAGCCGCTTATTTTGGCATCTTCGGAATCATATTAGGTTTAATCGCTCTGCTGGCGCATTTGAACGGATTAACTTCACTGAGAGAGCCGTATTTGGCTCCTCTGACTCCCCTTTATTTTAAGGACTGGAAAGATTTTATAATCAGGGTAAGCCTTCATTGGATGGAAACGCGACCTTCCTATTTGAAACCTTTGAAAAAATGGCGATACAGCCGCAGGAGACGATGA
- a CDS encoding ASCH domain-containing protein: MKVLSMIQPWATLLVQGETLYETRSWKTRYRGPLAIHASQKVDKQACKYELIRSLLAKNGYTEQSLPTGVILATCELTNCYQVIDANHTSAILDCGKVVTGEDFLLGDYSPGYFAWQIAGFRLLKPYIPAKGKLGLWEHPIDEELMI; this comes from the coding sequence ATGAAAGTATTATCCATGATTCAACCATGGGCGACTCTGCTTGTCCAAGGCGAGACTCTATATGAAACCAGATCCTGGAAGACCCGGTACCGCGGACCGTTGGCTATTCATGCAAGCCAGAAAGTCGATAAGCAGGCCTGCAAATATGAACTCATACGTTCTTTACTCGCCAAGAATGGCTATACGGAACAAAGCCTTCCTACGGGGGTTATCCTTGCTACTTGCGAGCTTACAAATTGTTATCAAGTTATCGACGCTAATCATACGTCAGCCATTCTGGATTGCGGGAAGGTTGTGACGGGTGAGGACTTCCTGTTAGGCGATTACAGTCCAGGTTATTTTGCGTGGCAAATAGCGGGTTTCCGTCTGCTGAAGCCCTATATTCCAGCGAAGGGTAAACTGGGACTATGGGAACATCCGATAGACGAAGAGTTGATGATATGA
- a CDS encoding copper amine oxidase N-terminal domain-containing protein, with the protein MANEQNPIVIDNVTLVPIRTVSLIPNLKVDWDNKSKTVMVTDSDTKNKLNLTVGSNSAYVNDKKVSVSVNPTVKEGAVYVPFRFIGEALNAKVLWHPDSKTVVTYKPSQTLLQRYASNKLDYTFKEG; encoded by the coding sequence ATGGCCAATGAACAGAATCCCATTGTTATAGACAATGTAACATTGGTTCCAATACGAACAGTTTCTCTTATTCCAAATCTAAAAGTGGACTGGGATAACAAAAGCAAGACGGTTATGGTGACCGATTCAGATACGAAAAATAAACTGAATCTAACCGTAGGTAGTAATAGTGCGTATGTCAACGATAAGAAGGTTTCTGTGAGCGTAAATCCTACTGTTAAAGAAGGCGCTGTATATGTACCTTTTCGTTTTATAGGGGAGGCACTAAATGCAAAAGTATTGTGGCATCCTGATTCTAAAACAGTTGTTACTTATAAGCCTAGTCAAACTCTACTCCAACGCTATGCCAGCAATAAACTAGATTATACCTTTAAAGAAGGATGA
- a CDS encoding cellulase family glycosylhydrolase: MKKLGMVCKIVLILVFLTPLTPTFGQHVDAWSGMPMGKLHVRGNQLVNSSGKPIVLNGWHQPSGAYWTYQNSNYYLNLNGNNRHAAILAYLKDITDTFTDTRPKYGSNHGWYMNQVRLFIDRQDMGDVAAGSYNFSGLQAATQNVIIPYINYAKTKGIYVTLGLDFTLANDQATTQSNLDKFNQIWGYLASQPAIKSADNVMFELINEPIKSYANGHWGGYAGENDFVDHWNDLRRFQNSIISTIRSKGADNVIWAAGLGYDQFYSPAAKHPLMDPLNNYGYAVHWYPGYGAHDDKDKLQSQWNSNIKAAAQAYPINITEFTWFKTQPGDSEYWNLFNGSNDGFGKNTKSIFTAAGNVSMTAHMNGFLLEAGARSSFADPTAGLKWDGDTRRQAMARFLFDWYNERARTYPRALIQNSESATENVPAAAPTDVLTDTYTTTPTDAQSE; the protein is encoded by the coding sequence TTGAAAAAATTAGGGATGGTATGTAAAATAGTTCTGATACTTGTATTCTTAACGCCTTTAACACCGACCTTTGGTCAACATGTAGATGCATGGTCAGGTATGCCTATGGGAAAGCTTCATGTCAGGGGCAATCAATTGGTGAACAGCAGCGGAAAACCTATTGTTTTGAATGGCTGGCATCAGCCGTCTGGTGCATACTGGACCTATCAAAACAGTAATTATTATCTCAATTTGAATGGTAACAATCGTCATGCAGCAATTTTGGCCTATTTGAAGGATATCACCGACACCTTTACAGACACCAGACCAAAGTATGGAAGCAACCACGGCTGGTATATGAATCAGGTTCGATTGTTTATTGATCGCCAGGATATGGGAGATGTGGCCGCAGGTTCATACAACTTTTCAGGTTTACAAGCAGCTACACAAAATGTGATTATACCATATATCAATTATGCGAAAACAAAGGGTATTTATGTGACTCTTGGTCTCGATTTCACTTTGGCTAACGACCAAGCTACCACACAATCCAATTTAGACAAATTCAATCAAATATGGGGGTATCTTGCCTCGCAGCCAGCTATTAAGAGCGCGGATAACGTCATGTTTGAACTAATCAACGAGCCCATTAAGTCGTATGCGAATGGGCATTGGGGGGGCTATGCCGGCGAAAATGATTTTGTTGACCATTGGAATGATCTCAGAAGATTCCAAAACTCTATCATTTCCACGATTAGAAGTAAAGGAGCGGATAATGTTATATGGGCTGCAGGGCTTGGATACGACCAATTTTACAGTCCGGCAGCAAAACACCCGCTGATGGACCCATTGAACAACTACGGCTATGCTGTCCACTGGTATCCGGGCTACGGAGCACATGATGACAAGGACAAGCTACAATCGCAATGGAATTCCAACATTAAAGCGGCAGCTCAAGCCTATCCAATAAATATTACAGAGTTTACCTGGTTCAAAACTCAGCCCGGCGACTCAGAGTATTGGAACTTGTTTAACGGCTCTAATGATGGATTTGGGAAAAACACGAAGTCGATTTTTACAGCAGCTGGTAATGTCAGCATGACCGCACACATGAATGGATTTCTGCTGGAAGCAGGAGCAAGGAGTTCATTTGCAGACCCAACGGCCGGGTTAAAGTGGGATGGGGATACGCGACGTCAGGCGATGGCCCGTTTCTTGTTTGACTGGTACAATGAACGTGCACGGACCTATCCGAGAGCACTAATCCAGAACAGTGAATCAGCAACGGAGAATGTGCCTGCGGCTGCACCGACTGATGTGCTTACAGATACATACACTACTACACCGACTGACGCACAATCAGAATGA
- a CDS encoding ketopantoate reductase family protein yields the protein MRIAILGAGSLGTIVGAYLAAGGMDVELIDAYKAHVDTLNQIGAKVVGTTEFQAKVKAIIPENKSGKYDLVLLLTKQLYNDSVLKELLPFLRDDSVVCSLQNGIPEKNVASIVGEERVIAGSVEFGATFIEPGVSSLTTEYTQFKKYAFQIGELNGEVTERIQRIKSALDLVGGTHISDNLVGTKWSKLLINNAFSGLSAALNGEYGDILDNEISIICAVHIADETIKIGHAKGVKFAKMGGFDIESLELRSENDIPERIQTSRVVMEPSRLLRASMLQDLEKKRKTEIDYINGVVPKMAEGTGISTPFNDLVVAQVKSAEESQTVPNFDTNLKAFKELLNSQ from the coding sequence ATGAGAATTGCAATTTTAGGAGCAGGGTCTTTAGGAACCATAGTTGGAGCATATCTTGCTGCTGGCGGAATGGATGTTGAGTTGATTGATGCATACAAAGCACATGTAGATACTTTAAATCAAATAGGTGCTAAAGTAGTGGGTACGACGGAATTTCAAGCAAAGGTAAAAGCCATCATCCCTGAAAACAAGTCAGGCAAGTATGATTTAGTTTTACTGCTAACAAAACAATTATATAACGACTCTGTTCTTAAAGAGTTACTTCCTTTTCTAAGGGACGATAGTGTTGTATGTTCTCTACAAAACGGTATACCCGAAAAGAACGTTGCTTCAATTGTTGGTGAAGAACGTGTTATTGCAGGTTCTGTTGAATTTGGTGCTACGTTTATTGAACCAGGCGTATCTAGCCTTACAACCGAGTATACGCAATTTAAAAAGTACGCTTTTCAAATTGGAGAATTAAACGGCGAAGTCACAGAAAGAATACAACGTATTAAATCGGCTTTAGACCTTGTCGGCGGAACACACATTTCCGATAACTTAGTTGGAACGAAGTGGTCAAAATTACTGATCAATAATGCATTCAGTGGTTTATCTGCAGCATTAAACGGAGAATATGGAGACATTCTTGACAATGAAATTAGCATTATTTGTGCAGTTCATATCGCAGATGAGACGATCAAGATTGGACACGCAAAGGGTGTCAAATTTGCTAAAATGGGTGGATTTGATATAGAATCTTTGGAATTAAGAAGCGAAAATGATATTCCTGAACGTATCCAAACCTCTAGGGTAGTCATGGAACCGTCCAGGCTGCTAAGAGCAAGTATGCTTCAGGATCTTGAGAAGAAACGTAAAACTGAAATTGATTACATTAATGGTGTGGTTCCCAAAATGGCAGAAGGGACTGGTATTTCAACACCATTTAATGATTTAGTTGTAGCCCAAGTCAAATCTGCAGAAGAATCTCAAACTGTGCCTAATTTTGATACAAATCTAAAAGCTTTTAAAGAGTTATTGAATAGCCAATAA